The following nucleotide sequence is from Candidatus Equadaptatus faecalis.
GCAAGGTCGTTGTAGAAGGTTACAGGGAACGTCCAGCTCAGGAACTGGAAAAATTTCGGCATCGATTCAATCGGGAATATAAAGCCGGAGAGCATAACGCTCGGCAGTATGATAAAGGTTGAAAGCTGCAATGCCTGAAGCTGGTTGTC
It contains:
- a CDS encoding ABC transporter permease encodes the protein DNQLQALQLSTFIILPSVMLSGFIFPIESMPKFFQFLSWTFPVTFYNDLARQIILKGGGMEYVWDDVVALCIFIAVVFTSSVVKFKKKFVP